The following proteins are encoded in a genomic region of Cercospora beticola chromosome 8, complete sequence:
- a CDS encoding uncharacterized protein (BUSCO:EOG09261YLQ) — protein sequence MDIWAFIDRTDTTSPFWRSTSATSNRSSSSHNANNPSTTPNADTPEPTTRKVIGASYSHADILNFNQLSLSGNDRPRTPPTDPRNSKNTPSPGNTRSPPTRPKYSSFLAESSNAYDDDDDGDAFGLEEDDEDEFGLPSIASMRRKNKRLSKAKAKDPGGGLGKGSSSSSKQFGGALTGNGGATSLSSASWAMDNGDMAEMRTQIPAYPSLKKSTEGQKILRPQYKEILRDPANSLHLISHPSLPPNAAAKEAEAHSARITRINKFKRILQASSVNLAELRDSAWSGLPPEVRAMTWQLLLGYLPTSSERRVATLERKRKEYLDGVRQAFERGDRSADMPTSPKSPRVGGRGLDEAIWHQISIDVPRTNPHLELYSYEATQRSLERILYVWAIRHPASGYVQGINDLVTPFWQVFLGQYITDPEVDSGMDPGQLPKAVLDAVEADSFWCLTKLLDGIQDNYIHAQPGIQRQVAQLRDLTARIDGGLAKHMENEGVEFIQFSFRWMNCLLMREISVRNTIRMWDTYLAEDQGFSAFHLYVCAAFLVKWSDRLQQMDFQEIMMFLQSLPTKDWTEKDVELLLSEAFIWKSLFAGSKAHVRQGSQGVLGEGKGGRGLQL from the exons ATGGACATTTGGGCCTTCATAGACCGCACCGA CACTACGTCTCCCTTCTGGCGATCCACGTCGGCCACCAgcaatcgcagcagcagcagccacaatGCGAATAACCCCTCTACCACCCCAAACGCGGACACGCCCGAGCCGACAACGCGCAAGGTCATTGGAGCGTCCTACAGCCATGCCGATATCCTGAACTTCAATCAACT ATCCCTCTCTGGCAACGATCGACCACGAACACCGCCCACCGATCCCCGCAACAGTAAGAACACGCCCTCGCCTGGAAACACGCGATCACCGCCAACGCGACCCAAATACTCCTCCTTCCTGGCCGAGTCGAGCAATGCctacgacgatgacgacgatggcgacgcATTCGGTCtggaggaggacgatgaagatgagttcGGCCTGCCCAGCATAGCGTCTATGCGAAGGAAGAACAAGCGATTATCAAAAGCGAAGGCCAAGGATCCAGGGGGAGGGCTAGgcaaaggcagcagcagtagcagcaaGCAGTTCGGCGGGGCACTGACTGGGAATGGGGGCGCGACTTCGCTGTCTTCCGCATCATGGGCAATGGACAATGGCGACATGGCAGAGATGCGCACTCAGATACCAGCCTACCCGTCATTAAAGAAGAGCACGGAGGGACAGAAGATCTTGCGACCACAATACAAGGAAATCCTCCGAGATCCTGCCAACTCACTCCACCTGATATCGCATCCTTCATTACCGCCGAATGCGGCAGCAAAAGAGGCCGAGGCACACTCCGCACGAATCACGCGAATAAACAAGTTCAAGCGAATACTGCAAGCATCCTCGGTCAATCTGGCTGAATTGCGAGACTCTGCCTGGTCAGGTCTACCTCCTGAAGTGCGAGCCATGACctggcagctgctgctagGCTATCTTCCCACAAGCTCCGAGCGTCGTGTCGCCACACTGGAACGAAAGCGGAAAGAGTACCTCGATGGAGTGAGGCAAGCTTTCGAGCGGGGTGACAGGTCGGCAGACATGCCTACTTCACCTAAATCTCCTCGGGTGGGCGGGCGAGGTCTTGATGAAGCCATCTGGCATCAGATCAGTATCGACGTCCCTCGAACGAATCCACATTTAGAGTTGTACAGCTACGAGGCCACACAGCGATCACTGGAACGAATATTGTATGTATGGGCCATTCGACATCCCGCATCCGGTTACGTGCAAGGCATCAACGATCTTGTGACGCCGTTCTGGCAGGTCTTTTTGGGACAGTACATCACAGATCCCGAAGTCGACTCGGGAATGGATCCTGGCCAATTACCGAAAGCTGTGCTGGACGCAGTCGAGGCTGATTCATTCTGGTGTCTGACCAAACTTCTTGATGGGATTCAAGATAATTATATTCACGCCCAACCTGGAATTCAAAGACAAGTCGCGCAACTACGAGATTTGACAGCGCGCATCGATGGCGGGTTAGCGAAACACATGGAGAATGAAGGAGTGGAGTTCATTCAATTCTCCTTTCGATGGATGAATTGCCTCCTCATGCGGGAAATTTCCGTGAGGAATACTATTCGGATGTGGGATACATATCTT GCCGAAGATCAAGGCTTCTCAGCGTTCCACTTATACGTCTGCGCAGCGTTTCTGGTCAAATGGTCGGATCGTCTACAACAAATGGATTTCCAGGAGATCATGATGTTTCTACAGTCTTTGCCTACGAAAGACTGGACAGAGAAGGATGTGGAATTGCTGCTGAGTGAGGCTTTCATCTGGAAAAGCCTGTTTGCGGGGAGTAAAGCGCACGTCAGGCAGGGAAGTCAAGGCGTGCTTGGGGAAGGAAAGGGCGGGAGAGGCTTGCAGTTGTGA